The Falco naumanni isolate bFalNau1 chromosome 1, bFalNau1.pat, whole genome shotgun sequence genome window below encodes:
- the LOC121087163 gene encoding regulator of G-protein signaling 9-like: protein MARVGPDLSAPLRLPSAASQLSPVSPGSSGPSPPDEAWGGRASLRHGHAVPRGLTEPLSFSSPQPSHHTSRAPRPAVYAGTDTPPSLPAASPGPPAQPHRAACPRPASEAPGGAQQQPEGAGPGPFPSAGGRSRTAALSFGRFLRRGCRASPVFAALSPRCPAVPHGKVQPLGERERRLRPDAAAVSSFFQIKTDAPLESRIYPIDSEEGEDNRHRACKDSAKEVICPWENPAEEGGAG from the exons ATGGCGCGTGTGGGGCCGGATCTGTCAGCACCGCTGAGGCTG CCATCGGCTgcctcccagctcagccctgtcTCTCCTGGTAGCAGTGGCCCTTCTCCTCCTGACGAAGCCTGGGGAGGCCGGGCCAGCCTCCGGCATGGGCATGCTGTGCCCCGGGGCCTGACCGagcctctctccttttcctccccgCAGCCATCCCACCACACCTCCCGGGCCCCCCGCCCGGCTGTCTACGCTGGCACCGACACCCCGCCAtcgctgcctgctgcctcccccggccccccggcccagccccacCGCGCCGCCTGCCCCAGGCCCGCCAGCGAGGCCCCAGGcggtgcccagcagcagcccgagggggccggccccggccccttcccctccGCTGGTGGCAGGTCCCGCACGGCCGCCCTGTCCTTCGGCCGGTTCCTGAGGAGGGGCTGCCGGGCCTCGCCCGTGTTCGCCGCGCTCTCGCCCCGGTGCCCGGCCGTGCCCCACGGGAAGGTGCAGCCGCTGGGCGAGCGGGAGCGGCGGCTCCGGCCGGACGCCGCAGCGGTGAGCAG CTTCTTCCAAATAAAAACGGATGCTCCTTTGGAGAGCCGGATCTACCCCATAGACTCTGAGGAGGGAGAGGACAACCGCCACCGAGCTTGTAAGGACTCTGCGAAGGAGGTGATCTGCCCGTGGGAGAACCCCGCGGAAGAGGGGGGGGCTGGGTAA